In the Populus nigra chromosome 2, ddPopNigr1.1, whole genome shotgun sequence genome, AGAGCCTATTCTCTCCCAGGTACCCAGACAAAGTTATTGTTCCATCTGCGATTACTCGAGCCAAGGTCCCAGCTTCTGTTGAAAGCAACCCTCCATTATATGTCCCACGAGAAAGCCTCGATGACATGACCCGGGATAGAAGTGATAAATTCACACCTGGATATCACCAAACAGTGGGATCTTGAATCATTTGAAGCAAATTTAAGAAAGTGTTATCCAAAAATAAAGTGGACAGGTCAagcatatgaaatattaacatttcagaaggaaaagaaaacagtcAACCAAAAGGGCAGTGGTAGCTATCCTTTCCTCCCAACAAGAAGTATAGACAACATCCGATGTCTTTTCCATTCTAGTTATAATTACCTTCAAGGACTTCAGCGGATACGAATGTGATAAGTGCTGCGCTGACATATTGAGGCACTGTATAAGGGATCAGTACTTGGAAGCTTAGGATTATACCTATCAACACCATAATTTCAGATGCCAGCAGAACTTGCCTGCAACCAGGTTATCAAAATTATGAATGATATGTTAGCGCAAATAGAATGAATTTTGCAGGAAATTTTGCATCCTGTATCACCGACAGGCATGGTGCATTATCCTGTGACAGGATGACTTGAAATTATTATATTCACGTGTTCTCGTCTGTACATCACAtatgatattttgagtttttagtaGAAAAAGAGGCAGACCAGAGCCAAAGCCAGTTCACATCATTAAACAATCAGCTCTTGGATCTTTAATTGAAGCAGTTCTATTCTAATTCTATACAACGCGAACGGTATATAGAGGATTGTCAGCAAAGAGTGAAGTATATGAATCCGTGCAAAATGTCTTATCTAACtcgatttcttttatatttcttttatctttttttctttatactgATAGAGTAGACAACATAAGATCATAAAGAGTGGACTTTTTCCACTTTTGAAGGGTTTACCTCTCTTCAAACATGTTGCTGATGTAGTTTCCAACAATCACGTTCACAGGAAGCACTGTTAGccccagaaatgcaagaaaaaatgcTACACTCGTGGTTGACCAGATAAAGTAATGTCCGGTGACGACACTTGATTCAGCAACTAAAATCTCCATTGCATATTtcagcataaaataaataaataattgaaccTGGCAAGTGATGGCAGGATTCACACAAATCTGAGACTTTCGATAATAAAGAATAGAAAACAATAATGCTACCTTAACTGTTATGATTATAGTTCCTCCATAAACGTTACTAAAGGTTAGAATCATCGTTATGATCTCTTATGTTAATAGTCAAATAAGACAAAGAAATAGAACCTTCACAGATGGTGTAAGTAATCGATATGCTGACACCATTGAAGTGACAGGTTTATGGTTTTCATCAGAATCTTCTTCACCATCATCGAATTCTTGGTCATCATTGTTATCTTGAAGCTTAGCTTCTGAATTCAAAAGCAATGGTTgggtaaaatcaatttttacagCATCTTGTACTGGGAGCCCTGCAGTATAGAATATCAAGTTCTTAGCTGCATTCCTGAAGTGAGCATAAGGTTTTAGACATTGAAATTGTTGGTAAGCTCCTAGGGCCTAGAGTGCCCTTTTCAAACGAAACACACGCACCAAACTAACGCAAGAAGGATTGTTTTACTGAATAAAGTAGATAAACACTTGGTAGATCAAAGTGcagatcaatgaaaaaaaaaggtggcaATGCCCCCAAGTAGCAATGAAACAAATAAGATATACCCCTGGAATGAAAATTAGAGGGTGGacttaatcataaaaatatgtaatgaatagaaaattcaattttgttgaCAAACCAGTATAAGATTCCTGTGGAAAAAGCTTGTTGTTCTCCCGAGGAGGCTCTCTAAAAGACACCCACAGCCAGAGTAGATAGACAAGCCATGAAAGAGCCATTACCCAGCCCGGTAATGTGTCTTGGTTAAATGTAAGTTTGTATATCTTAAAATTGGTTTGAAATAAGCAAGCAAGAGCTGGACCGCATGCCATTCCTAGTGCACTTGCACTGACAAAGCCTGCTGAAGCTTTCAGTCGCATTTTGAGTGGCACACAATCACTGATGTAACGTCTGTTAACAGCTCTTGCCGAACCTAACCTGAAATGATGACCCCATCGCCTCATTGGTTAAATTAATAGATCGACAAAAATGAATCATTTTGAATGTAACAAGCAGTGTGCGACTTTCCTTTACAGTAACACTAAAAAACTGCTAAAAAGAGGAACTTGGAGTAATATTTCACATTCTGATGTAGAAATTGTGAGATGTAGAAGGCACCAAAGGAAAAAGTTGttagaaagaaaatttaattaaaataaaaacttttacaTTACAATACCTGAACTGTTTGAATATGTTTATTGCTGAGTGCAACAGAGAAACATGACCAATGTTCACTTGACTGCCTAAACAATGCAAGGATCGAAATTACTCACCCACAGAAAAGTCGACCGATCAGAAGGACCGGTATGGAATTAAGGTCATAAGCCAGTGCATACAAGGTGTTCCCCACAAGAAGAACGATGCTACTAAACACAAGTGGCCTCAGATATGACCTATTTGACCATGCACTGAAGTATACTGAAGAGAACACCTGCGCAACAGCCATCGACCCAATAATGACACCACAAACAGTTGCTGCTGCTCCAAGGTGTAGGGAGTAGTTATCTGCTGTTGGGACGATGATATATGTGTTGACCATATATAGAAATGTATTCACCAAGTTCAAGAGAAGTGACATGAAATGATATCTCTGCTCAGCAAGATGGTCTTCAGATGGAGTTGGTGACTCGTCTTGAAAAATAAACGCATGCTTTCCCAAAAACTCAAGAAAATTTGTTGAGTTTGATAACCTGTTTACCGCTGCTTTAATAGAATCAATGACAGGATCCtgcaaaattatcataaatgcCAATTCAATATGTGCAAATTACATTCTAAATCAATAACAAGACAGACTCTATAACATGCTTAATTGACATCTGAAACGCTGCAGTGATAAAGGGAAACTAGGAAAATCATGGCCAGCAACCAAGAGGAGATGAAAAATGTATTCGATGTCAAATCCGTTACCTTCTGATTAGGTGTTAATCATCTTCAAAGTCAAATAAATTACATAATATCTTAAGCTAGATGTGCTGAATTGTTTGGAGCTGAGCTAATTTCTCTTGATTGATATAAATCTTTTTGCCTCTCCACACCAAAAATTATCAGATGCCATTCAATGAATAGGGGTGGCGGCATGACGTAAAGTATGGTCATAAAGCCCGAGGAAAATAAAACATGGTGTCAAGAAAGATTAAAAGAGAGCAATACTATTGCATTTAGTATGGATATGAGAGAAAACCGGGTGGGATAATGCAGGCTGATCATATATCGATATGTAGTTTCCCTCTTGATCTTGAAGATCTGCAAGATTGCGTGATATAGCTCCAACAACAGCCCCAACACCCTGTACATTCAACTATTCCATATCAAGCACCAAAATAACACAAAGATGTAACTAACGTCGCAAGCAAAACAAATTTCCAGAGGAATAAATCGACTCAAGACTTGTTGATGGACTTTTTGATTTCATTCGGGCATCTCACCACATGCTTGAAGACCTGCCGCAGCTGAGAATAAGGATGGTTTGCTCGAGTTTTCACATAGTAATCAGTGAACCTATAGCCAAAGCGCTTATCAAATTTCTTCAGAATCTTTCGCAAACCAATAGCATTGATCTCAACAAAAAACAGAAGCCTTAAGAGATCCTGCCCTACTGCCCTGTAAGCTTCTCGTAGTTCAGATATTTTAGATCCATCTGACTGCTCCACAAGAGCGTCATGCTGTTCTCCAAGAATTGACAATCTGCTTGCTAGCAGTCCTTTTTGTTCCAGCATAAACATGACAATCTTCTCAATCTGAAATTGTTAAAAAGTaggcagaaaaaaagaaatttagccTCAAACATTCTTAAGGGAATGATTGATAGCACTTGCAAATGAAAATCTGTCATCATCAGCAATTATCCAAGGATAAACTAATTCTAACTGAAATTCCTATGCGAGAAACGCTAGATACAATGTTAACACATAAAATCAGAGGAAAAACCTGATTATCAAGCATTATTGAGAAGTCCTTGAGAACATTTTGTTGATTGTCTGCTCCAACTTGAATTTGCTGTGAATATCTGTTGactttcttcttcaacaacttATAATTGATATAGTATCTGAAGAATAATTTTCAGATTGTAAGCTCAGTTATACTATTATAGTGACCTTAATAAGCAGCATGATAAATTTCAGGGCAAgtcaaaatcttcttcttcaaatcaTAAATGCATACCGTTGCCATTCTTCAATTTGGTTCTGTCTCAACTTCTTCCCAAATGCAACCATCTTTCAAGACAAAGTCAATGCACTGCAAATTAAACCACCAGCAACCCATAACAAATAAGACAGTGGAGCaatgttcagcagtagcagcagtaataataataataataataataataatgataataatgataataatgataagtTCAAAGActtaagataaatatttttaattgttttctaatcaataaaaaaatcaaataagtgAGGCAtgttaaagaaataataaaggtaaatattattgattatttcctaatcaataaaagaaaaaaaatcaagaaatcaaacaaaaaattattttaattatttactcAAAGGAGATCTAATTAACATTTcagataatttgttttattcatttttcttatgtctataaattacatatatatatatatatatataattgaagaatATATCATGATTATTTCTTTAACatgcctttatatatataacattctcttatatttttttttatcaatttaaaccCATTACTTacatgttattatatatatcttaaCTTGTTTggggaaattaaaataaatggagAGTTGAAACGAAGGGAAAGGAAATTTGGAATTGAATTGGAAGAGCGGAGACATAAttaaatcaatagagaaaaaggaGAGACTGCCTGCGTGCCAAGGAATGAAAGTGGCGCGAAATTTGTAATATCGTTGGGAGGAACGGTTAGTCGACGGACAGGGCACGTGATTTCCTTTCTTCAAATTATGGAAGGAagtgattcttttttattttacacgCTTTCATTGGAGagttaaagaatttttattatgaaaatactagtattctttttataaaaaaaaaaaaattcaagcaaaaGAAATGGGAGGAATTGCGAAGGAATTAATTATACGCACGTCTTTCGAGAGCTAGCATGCATGCTCAGAATGCAAAACCTAGTCAtttcctttttaaatatttttatttacttatgtACATGTGTGTGTAGTTAAGAgagggaaaagagaaaaaataataataattgaattattaaaggatataattaaaaaatactaattaattatgtttattaagTATAACCCAAGTACAAATTAATGTCTCTAACACTGATCACTTGTCTATAGTCcgagcatatatatattttctatgaaaATCAGCAATAAAATTAGATTCCGCTCGATGAGGCTGGAAAAACTTCTATGTAGTTTATTTCATGTATCATCACCActaattgaattatatttttttgtttagaaatgtaattgtagttatattttaaaatattttttatttaaaaatatattaaaataatatatattttttattttttaaaaattatttttgacatcaacgcattaaaataatataaaaacattaaaaaaaatattaacttcaagtaaagaaaaaaataaaaaatatataattttttaaaaaaatacttttaaaacaaaaaaacaaacagggtcTAATATCATGAGTgttatgaattaatatttttcatatcctTTATTAatgcaattatatttttttctcttttccctatacacacacaaacacacagtcatatattaaatataatttaatgaacGTTTATTTTTGctgctttttaattattattattttttacttaaaaagacatcaaattaattaattatttttagatggttttaacatactaaaataaaaaataattaaaaattattttaatatatttttaattaaaaagcacaAACACACagtcatatattaaatataatttaatgaacatttatttttgcattacaacttgctttttaattattattattttttacttaaaaagacatcaaattgattaattattt is a window encoding:
- the LOC133681625 gene encoding SPX domain-containing membrane protein At4g22990-like gives rise to the protein MVAFGKKLRQNQIEEWQRYYINYKLLKKKVNRYSQQIQVGADNQQNVLKDFSIMLDNQIEKIVMFMLEQKGLLASRLSILGEQHDALVEQSDGSKISELREAYRAVGQDLLRLLFFVEINAIGLRKILKKFDKRFGYRFTDYYVKTRANHPYSQLRQVFKHVGVGAVVGAISRNLADLQDQEGNYISIYDQPALSHPDPVIDSIKAAVNRLSNSTNFLEFLGKHAFIFQDESPTPSEDHLAEQRYHFMSLLLNLVNTFLYMVNTYIIVPTADNYSLHLGAAATVCGVIIGSMAVAQVFSSVYFSAWSNRSYLRPLVFSSIVLLVGNTLYALAYDLNSIPVLLIGRLFCGLGSARAVNRRYISDCVPLKMRLKASAGFVSASALGMACGPALACLFQTNFKIYKLTFNQDTLPGWVMALSWLVYLLWLWVSFREPPRENNKLFPQESYTGLPVQDAVKIDFTQPLLLNSEAKLQDNNDDQEFDDGEEDSDENHKPVTSMVSAYRLLTPSVKVQLFIYFMLKYAMEILVAESSVVTGHYFIWSTTSVAFFLAFLGLTVLPVNVIVGNYISNMFEERQVLLASEIMVLIGIILSFQVLIPYTVPQYVSAALITFVSAEVLEGVNLSLLSRVMSSRLSRGTYNGGLLSTEAGTLARVIADGTITLSGYLGENRLLNVTLVPSLFICLSSIIATCFTYNSLY